Proteins encoded together in one Entelurus aequoreus isolate RoL-2023_Sb linkage group LG20, RoL_Eaeq_v1.1, whole genome shotgun sequence window:
- the LOC133636334 gene encoding zinc finger protein 25-like isoform X1: MCERTIAEYKEELSRTKEENKRLRQLLDAVFKKPQVVLHRTDVCEKYGPPEQQEGSSSIEQKSSQPPHFIEEDKRHLISVKSEGDEVKDIHQLIGHQEECLPHLQGDRFTLEDPQPSHFKGDEEDPHKKEEEEGECVVGQEEDDVSKFPLTVVSVKTEEHEDKAPESSQLHHSPNVQQPLHIKEEEEDPQPNHIKKEEEDPQPTHIKEEEDDPRPTNIKEEDEDPQPTHIKEEEEDPQPPHMKEEGECPVGQEEDDVSKFPLTVVSVKTEEHEDKAPESSQLHHSPNVQRVSAGSHEEEWHTSVGQKELQAPSHIKEEQLHDEDEAQSLQLHHSQSEENRGAELVSQHITEADGEHCEDMTSEPDSIFAPLSDMDHMISHSSDHSDHIQIPLESQNDSKGDTRHHTNNKHFDCSQCGKSFRHKGHFTVHMRIHTGEKPFYCSVCKKSYSTKCNMTTHMRTHTGEKLFTCSVCKKSFSRKEYMTTHMRTHNGEKPFTCSVCKKNFFQKCNMTTHMRTHTGEKLFTCSVCKKSFSRKEYMTTHMRTHTGEKPFTCSVCKKNFFQKCNMTRHMRTHTGEKPFTCSACSKRFNNKNDMILHMRTHTGEKPFTCSVCKKSFSRKENMDRHIRTHTGEKHFSCSACAKRFNTKNYMILHMRRHTGEKPFSCSVCKKSFSRKQQMTIHMRTHTGEKPFLLLSLC; the protein is encoded by the exons AGAGCTCACAGCCCCCCCACTTCATAGAGGAAGACAAGAGACACCTCATCAGTGTGAagagtgaaggtgatgaggtcaaag ACATCCATCAGCTGATTGGACACCAAGAAGAATGTCTCCCTCATCTGCAGGGGGACAGATTCACTTTAGAGGATCCACAGCCctcacattttaaaggggacGAGGAGGATCCACACaagaaagaggaagaggagggagagtgtgttgtagggcaggaggaggatgatgtcagcaagtttccactgactgttgtctctgtgaagactgaagagcatgaagacaaagcacctgagtcctcacagcttcatcacagtccaa acgtccagcagccccttcacattaaagaggaagaggaggatccacagcccaaccacattaaaaaggaagaggaggatccacagcccacccacattaaagaggaagaggatgatCCAAGGCCCAccaacattaaagaggaagacgaggatccacagcccacccacattaaagaggaggaggaggatccacagcccccccacatgaaagaggagggagagtgtcctgtagggcaggaggaggatgatgtcagcaagtttccactgactgttgtctctgtgaagactgaagagcatgaagacaaagcacctgagtcctcacagcttcatcacagtccaa acgtccagcgggtgtcagcggggagtcatgaagaggagtggcacaccagtgtgggacagaaggagctacaggccccctcccacattaaagaggagcagcttcatgatgaagatgaagctcagtccttacagcttcatcacagtcaaagtgaggagaacagaggggcggagcttgtaagtcaacacatcacagaagctgatggagagcattgtgaagatatgacgtcagaaccagacagcatctttgctccactgtcagacatggaccacatgatatcacactcttCTGATCACAGTGACCACATCCAAATACCTTTGGAGAGTCAAAACGACTCTAAAGGTGATAcgagacatcacactaacaacaaacactttgactgctctCAATGTGGGAAATCATTTAGACACAAGGGTCATTttacagtacacatgagaatacatactggagagaaacctttttattgctctgtttgtaagaagagttacTCCACAAAGTgtaacatgaccacacacatgagaacacacactggagagaaactttttacttgctctgtttgtaagaagagtttctccagaaaggaatacatgaccacacacatgagaacacacaatggagagaaaccttttacttgctctgtttgtaagaagaattTCTTCCAAAAGTgtaacatgaccacacacatgagaacacacactggagagaaactttttacttgctctgtttgtaagaagagtttctccagaaaagaatacatgaccacacacatgagaacacacactggagagaaaccttttacttgctctgtttgtaagaagaattTCTTCCAAAAGTGTAACATgaccagacacatgagaacacacactggagagaaaccttttacttgctcagcTTGCTCTAAAAGATTCAACAATAAGAATGACATgatattacacatgagaacacacacaggtgagaaaccttttacctgctctgtttgtaagaagagtttctccagaaaggaaAACATGGAcagacacataagaacacacacaggagagaaacatttttcttgctcagcttgtgctaaaagattcaacactaagaattacatgatattacacatgagaagacacacaggtgagaaacctttttcttgctctgtttgtaagaagagtttctctagGAAGCAACAAATGAccatacacatgagaacacacactggagagaaaccttttttgttgctcagcttgtgctaa
- the LOC133636334 gene encoding zinc finger protein 260-like isoform X3 → MLVYIHQLIGHQEECLPHLQGDRFTLEDPQPSHFKGDEEDPHKKEEEEGECVVGQEEDDVSKFPLTVVSVKTEEHEDKAPESSQLHHSPNVQQPLHIKEEEEDPQPNHIKKEEEDPQPTHIKEEEDDPRPTNIKEEDEDPQPTHIKEEEEDPQPPHMKEEGECPVGQEEDDVSKFPLTVVSVKTEEHEDKAPESSQLHHSPNVQRVSAGSHEEEWHTSVGQKELQAPSHIKEEQLHDEDEAQSLQLHHSQSEENRGAELVSQHITEADGEHCEDMTSEPDSIFAPLSDMDHMISHSSDHSDHIQIPLESQNDSKGDTRHHTNNKHFDCSQCGKSFRHKGHFTVHMRIHTGEKPFYCSVCKKSYSTKCNMTTHMRTHTGEKLFTCSVCKKSFSRKEYMTTHMRTHNGEKPFTCSVCKKNFFQKCNMTTHMRTHTGEKLFTCSVCKKSFSRKEYMTTHMRTHTGEKPFTCSVCKKNFFQKCNMTRHMRTHTGEKPFTCSACSKRFNNKNDMILHMRTHTGEKPFTCSVCKKSFSRKENMDRHIRTHTGEKHFSCSACAKRFNTKNYMILHMRRHTGEKPFSCSVCKKSFSRKQQMTIHMRTHTGEKPFLLLSLC, encoded by the exons ATGttggtgt ACATCCATCAGCTGATTGGACACCAAGAAGAATGTCTCCCTCATCTGCAGGGGGACAGATTCACTTTAGAGGATCCACAGCCctcacattttaaaggggacGAGGAGGATCCACACaagaaagaggaagaggagggagagtgtgttgtagggcaggaggaggatgatgtcagcaagtttccactgactgttgtctctgtgaagactgaagagcatgaagacaaagcacctgagtcctcacagcttcatcacagtccaa acgtccagcagccccttcacattaaagaggaagaggaggatccacagcccaaccacattaaaaaggaagaggaggatccacagcccacccacattaaagaggaagaggatgatCCAAGGCCCAccaacattaaagaggaagacgaggatccacagcccacccacattaaagaggaggaggaggatccacagcccccccacatgaaagaggagggagagtgtcctgtagggcaggaggaggatgatgtcagcaagtttccactgactgttgtctctgtgaagactgaagagcatgaagacaaagcacctgagtcctcacagcttcatcacagtccaa acgtccagcgggtgtcagcggggagtcatgaagaggagtggcacaccagtgtgggacagaaggagctacaggccccctcccacattaaagaggagcagcttcatgatgaagatgaagctcagtccttacagcttcatcacagtcaaagtgaggagaacagaggggcggagcttgtaagtcaacacatcacagaagctgatggagagcattgtgaagatatgacgtcagaaccagacagcatctttgctccactgtcagacatggaccacatgatatcacactcttCTGATCACAGTGACCACATCCAAATACCTTTGGAGAGTCAAAACGACTCTAAAGGTGATAcgagacatcacactaacaacaaacactttgactgctctCAATGTGGGAAATCATTTAGACACAAGGGTCATTttacagtacacatgagaatacatactggagagaaacctttttattgctctgtttgtaagaagagttacTCCACAAAGTgtaacatgaccacacacatgagaacacacactggagagaaactttttacttgctctgtttgtaagaagagtttctccagaaaggaatacatgaccacacacatgagaacacacaatggagagaaaccttttacttgctctgtttgtaagaagaattTCTTCCAAAAGTgtaacatgaccacacacatgagaacacacactggagagaaactttttacttgctctgtttgtaagaagagtttctccagaaaagaatacatgaccacacacatgagaacacacactggagagaaaccttttacttgctctgtttgtaagaagaattTCTTCCAAAAGTGTAACATgaccagacacatgagaacacacactggagagaaaccttttacttgctcagcTTGCTCTAAAAGATTCAACAATAAGAATGACATgatattacacatgagaacacacacaggtgagaaaccttttacctgctctgtttgtaagaagagtttctccagaaaggaaAACATGGAcagacacataagaacacacacaggagagaaacatttttcttgctcagcttgtgctaaaagattcaacactaagaattacatgatattacacatgagaagacacacaggtgagaaacctttttcttgctctgtttgtaagaagagtttctctagGAAGCAACAAATGAccatacacatgagaacacacactggagagaaaccttttttgttgctcagcttgtgctaa
- the LOC133636334 gene encoding oocyte zinc finger protein XlCOF22-like isoform X2: MCERTIAEYEEELCPTKEEKERQHRVVLHTTDIHQLIGHQEECLPHLQGDRFTLEDPQPSHFKGDEEDPHKKEEEEGECVVGQEEDDVSKFPLTVVSVKTEEHEDKAPESSQLHHSPNVQQPLHIKEEEEDPQPNHIKKEEEDPQPTHIKEEEDDPRPTNIKEEDEDPQPTHIKEEEEDPQPPHMKEEGECPVGQEEDDVSKFPLTVVSVKTEEHEDKAPESSQLHHSPNVQRVSAGSHEEEWHTSVGQKELQAPSHIKEEQLHDEDEAQSLQLHHSQSEENRGAELVSQHITEADGEHCEDMTSEPDSIFAPLSDMDHMISHSSDHSDHIQIPLESQNDSKGDTRHHTNNKHFDCSQCGKSFRHKGHFTVHMRIHTGEKPFYCSVCKKSYSTKCNMTTHMRTHTGEKLFTCSVCKKSFSRKEYMTTHMRTHNGEKPFTCSVCKKNFFQKCNMTTHMRTHTGEKLFTCSVCKKSFSRKEYMTTHMRTHTGEKPFTCSVCKKNFFQKCNMTRHMRTHTGEKPFTCSACSKRFNNKNDMILHMRTHTGEKPFTCSVCKKSFSRKENMDRHIRTHTGEKHFSCSACAKRFNTKNYMILHMRRHTGEKPFSCSVCKKSFSRKQQMTIHMRTHTGEKPFLLLSLC, translated from the exons atgtgcgaaagaaccatagcagagtacgaggaggaactttgtccaacaaaagaggagaaggagcgacaacatcgagttgtgttacacacaacag ACATCCATCAGCTGATTGGACACCAAGAAGAATGTCTCCCTCATCTGCAGGGGGACAGATTCACTTTAGAGGATCCACAGCCctcacattttaaaggggacGAGGAGGATCCACACaagaaagaggaagaggagggagagtgtgttgtagggcaggaggaggatgatgtcagcaagtttccactgactgttgtctctgtgaagactgaagagcatgaagacaaagcacctgagtcctcacagcttcatcacagtccaa acgtccagcagccccttcacattaaagaggaagaggaggatccacagcccaaccacattaaaaaggaagaggaggatccacagcccacccacattaaagaggaagaggatgatCCAAGGCCCAccaacattaaagaggaagacgaggatccacagcccacccacattaaagaggaggaggaggatccacagcccccccacatgaaagaggagggagagtgtcctgtagggcaggaggaggatgatgtcagcaagtttccactgactgttgtctctgtgaagactgaagagcatgaagacaaagcacctgagtcctcacagcttcatcacagtccaa acgtccagcgggtgtcagcggggagtcatgaagaggagtggcacaccagtgtgggacagaaggagctacaggccccctcccacattaaagaggagcagcttcatgatgaagatgaagctcagtccttacagcttcatcacagtcaaagtgaggagaacagaggggcggagcttgtaagtcaacacatcacagaagctgatggagagcattgtgaagatatgacgtcagaaccagacagcatctttgctccactgtcagacatggaccacatgatatcacactcttCTGATCACAGTGACCACATCCAAATACCTTTGGAGAGTCAAAACGACTCTAAAGGTGATAcgagacatcacactaacaacaaacactttgactgctctCAATGTGGGAAATCATTTAGACACAAGGGTCATTttacagtacacatgagaatacatactggagagaaacctttttattgctctgtttgtaagaagagttacTCCACAAAGTgtaacatgaccacacacatgagaacacacactggagagaaactttttacttgctctgtttgtaagaagagtttctccagaaaggaatacatgaccacacacatgagaacacacaatggagagaaaccttttacttgctctgtttgtaagaagaattTCTTCCAAAAGTgtaacatgaccacacacatgagaacacacactggagagaaactttttacttgctctgtttgtaagaagagtttctccagaaaagaatacatgaccacacacatgagaacacacactggagagaaaccttttacttgctctgtttgtaagaagaattTCTTCCAAAAGTGTAACATgaccagacacatgagaacacacactggagagaaaccttttacttgctcagcTTGCTCTAAAAGATTCAACAATAAGAATGACATgatattacacatgagaacacacacaggtgagaaaccttttacctgctctgtttgtaagaagagtttctccagaaaggaaAACATGGAcagacacataagaacacacacaggagagaaacatttttcttgctcagcttgtgctaaaagattcaacactaagaattacatgatattacacatgagaagacacacaggtgagaaacctttttcttgctctgtttgtaagaagagtttctctagGAAGCAACAAATGAccatacacatgagaacacacactggagagaaaccttttttgttgctcagcttgtgctaa